A genome region from Natronobeatus ordinarius includes the following:
- a CDS encoding Zn-ribbon domain-containing OB-fold protein translates to MSDDELLTHQTWADALRDGELLGQRCPECGHETAAPKAACGRCGSRALETVALPTAGTVYTETTMSVVPRGFEGPYQVGVVDLGEARVLARLEGEVAIGDRVELEGALEVDGEVAPLFS, encoded by the coding sequence ATGAGCGACGACGAGCTCCTCACGCACCAGACGTGGGCCGACGCCCTGCGCGACGGCGAACTGCTCGGCCAGCGCTGTCCCGAGTGTGGCCACGAAACCGCCGCTCCGAAAGCCGCCTGCGGTCGCTGTGGGTCGCGGGCACTCGAGACGGTGGCGCTCCCGACGGCGGGGACAGTTTACACCGAGACGACGATGTCCGTCGTCCCCCGGGGCTTCGAGGGGCCATACCAGGTCGGCGTCGTCGACCTCGGCGAGGCCCGCGTGCTCGCTCGCCTCGAGGGCGAGGTGGCGATCGGCGACCGGGTCGAACTCGAGGGCGCCCTCGAGGTCGACGGCGAGGTCGCGCCGCTGTTCTCGTAG
- a CDS encoding ABC transporter ATP-binding protein: MSSPTDPLLSVESLRTQFRTEGGTVTAVDNVSFSLGHGEVMGIVGESGAGKSVTAKSIMRLIREPGEIVSGSIRFDGQDLLRLTEREMRSVRGNRIVLIPQDPMTSLNPVLTVGQQIVETITLHQGVDESAARKIAIDAMAEVGIPDPETRIDEYPHEFSGGMRQRVLIAIGLSCEPDLIIADEPTTALDVTTQAKILDLLNELREERGVSILMITHNLGVVAQTCDRVGVMYAGNLVETGRVGDVFDRPRHPYTRALIDAIPDVDGDRNRLYALSGSMPNLQSLPDGCNFAPRCPHATEACRTGGDPALERVAGGPDGLQAACLHRDELDLAEPTVGTDVGSRRREEHTEALLEVQGLEKYFSAGDGLLGNLHLTRTDGGRPTLERRYVKAVDGVSFTINSGETVGLVGESGCGKSTVARTVLKLLEPTGGEVYFDGQPLHELGSREIRSLRQEMQIIFQDPKSSLNPRKTVGQIIGRGMEKHGIATGDEKRERIEELLERVGLSANDADKYPHQFSGGQQQRIAIANALAVEPDLIVCDEPVSALDVSVQAQILNLLDDVQDEFGLSYLFISHNISVVRHICDRVAVMYLGKIAEFGPVEDVFSPPHHPYTESLLSAVPDPDPRRRTDRILLEGVVPSPIDPPTGCAFHTRCSKKIGEACERDEPIAEAVDDDGRHQIACHLSVEEMNEPTTGRPEPRTEASRR; this comes from the coding sequence ATGAGCTCGCCAACTGATCCACTGCTTTCAGTCGAATCGCTTCGAACTCAGTTTCGCACCGAGGGCGGGACCGTCACCGCCGTCGACAACGTGTCGTTCTCGCTCGGTCACGGCGAGGTCATGGGCATCGTTGGCGAATCGGGTGCCGGTAAGAGCGTGACGGCGAAGTCGATCATGCGACTCATCCGAGAGCCGGGCGAGATCGTCTCCGGGTCGATACGATTCGACGGTCAGGACCTCCTCCGGCTCACGGAACGCGAGATGCGATCGGTTCGCGGGAACCGGATCGTGCTCATCCCGCAGGACCCGATGACGTCGCTGAACCCCGTGCTCACGGTGGGACAACAGATCGTCGAGACGATCACCCTCCACCAGGGGGTCGACGAGTCAGCGGCACGTAAGATCGCGATCGATGCGATGGCCGAAGTCGGCATTCCCGACCCCGAGACGCGGATCGACGAGTACCCACACGAGTTCTCCGGCGGGATGCGCCAGCGCGTGCTCATCGCGATCGGCCTCTCGTGTGAGCCCGATCTCATCATCGCCGACGAGCCGACGACGGCACTCGACGTGACGACGCAGGCGAAGATCCTCGACCTCCTCAACGAGTTGCGCGAGGAGCGTGGCGTCTCCATCCTGATGATCACGCACAACCTCGGCGTCGTCGCCCAGACGTGCGATCGCGTCGGCGTCATGTACGCGGGCAACCTCGTCGAAACGGGCCGAGTCGGAGACGTCTTCGACCGGCCGAGACACCCCTACACGCGGGCGCTCATCGACGCCATCCCGGACGTCGACGGCGATCGAAACCGACTGTACGCACTCTCGGGTTCGATGCCAAACCTGCAGTCGCTCCCGGACGGCTGCAACTTCGCCCCTCGCTGTCCGCACGCGACCGAGGCGTGTCGTACCGGCGGCGACCCCGCCCTCGAGCGAGTCGCCGGCGGTCCCGACGGACTACAGGCGGCGTGTCTCCACCGGGACGAGCTCGACCTCGCAGAGCCCACCGTCGGGACGGACGTCGGGAGCCGACGCCGCGAAGAGCACACCGAAGCCCTGCTCGAGGTACAGGGCCTCGAGAAGTACTTCTCGGCGGGCGACGGCCTGCTCGGAAACCTGCACCTCACGCGGACCGACGGCGGTCGGCCGACGCTCGAGCGCCGATACGTCAAGGCGGTCGACGGCGTGAGTTTCACCATCAACAGCGGCGAGACCGTCGGGCTGGTCGGCGAGAGCGGCTGTGGAAAGTCGACCGTTGCCCGGACGGTACTCAAGTTGCTCGAGCCGACAGGCGGCGAGGTCTACTTCGACGGCCAGCCCCTGCACGAACTCGGGAGTCGGGAGATCCGCAGTCTCCGCCAGGAGATGCAGATCATCTTCCAGGATCCGAAGAGTTCACTCAACCCGCGCAAGACCGTCGGGCAGATCATCGGGCGCGGCATGGAGAAACACGGAATCGCCACCGGAGACGAGAAACGTGAGCGCATCGAGGAGTTGCTCGAGCGCGTCGGACTGTCGGCGAACGACGCTGATAAGTATCCGCACCAGTTCTCCGGCGGCCAGCAACAGCGGATCGCCATCGCGAACGCGCTCGCGGTCGAACCGGACCTCATCGTCTGTGACGAACCCGTGAGCGCCCTCGACGTGAGCGTCCAGGCCCAGATCCTCAACCTGCTCGACGACGTCCAGGACGAGTTCGGCCTCTCGTATCTGTTCATCTCACACAACATCAGCGTCGTCCGTCACATCTGTGACCGCGTCGCCGTCATGTACCTCGGCAAGATCGCCGAGTTCGGCCCCGTCGAGGACGTCTTCTCCCCACCACACCACCCCTACACCGAGAGCCTGCTGTCGGCCGTTCCGGATCCGGATCCGCGACGTCGAACCGATCGCATCCTCCTCGAGGGCGTGGTTCCGAGTCCGATCGATCCGCCGACGGGGTGTGCGTTCCACACGCGGTGCTCGAAGAAGATCGGCGAGGCGTGTGAACGCGACGAACCGATTGCGGAGGCCGTCGACGACGACGGCCGTCACCAGATCGCCTGTCACCTCTCCGTCGAGGAGATGAACGAGCCGACGACGGGCCGGCCGGAACCCCGAACGGAGGCGAGCCGGCGGTGA
- a CDS encoding DUF1028 domain-containing protein, producing MTFSICATVDGCHGVTVATKAIAVGSTAPFVCREGAICTQATTNTPLGVRTTRRLAVGEPVDEAVEALLESDPDRETRQVHGVDGSGTTVAVTGAECVPWAGHREGDGYTVAGNMLADETVLEAVAEAFEANAERPLADRLLAALRAGEDAGGDKRGDHAQSAALAVFDPDGARLEHDLRVDEHRDAVSELERVYEAARTQGREWHDRYPAVDLRRHPR from the coding sequence GTGACGTTCTCGATCTGTGCGACGGTCGACGGCTGTCACGGCGTGACCGTCGCGACGAAGGCCATCGCCGTGGGCTCGACCGCTCCCTTCGTCTGTCGCGAAGGGGCGATCTGCACGCAGGCGACGACCAACACGCCGCTCGGGGTACGGACGACGCGACGACTCGCCGTCGGTGAACCCGTCGACGAGGCCGTCGAGGCGCTCCTCGAGTCCGATCCCGACCGGGAGACGCGCCAGGTCCACGGCGTCGACGGGAGCGGAACGACCGTCGCCGTAACCGGCGCCGAGTGCGTTCCCTGGGCCGGTCACCGGGAGGGTGACGGCTACACGGTCGCTGGAAACATGCTCGCCGACGAAACCGTCCTCGAGGCTGTAGCCGAGGCGTTCGAGGCGAACGCCGAACGTCCGCTCGCCGACCGGTTGCTCGCCGCGTTGCGTGCGGGTGAGGACGCCGGTGGCGACAAGCGAGGTGACCACGCCCAGAGCGCCGCCCTCGCCGTGTTCGACCCCGACGGCGCCCGACTCGAGCACGACCTGCGCGTCGACGAACACCGCGACGCCGTCTCGGAACTCGAGCGTGTGTACGAGGCCGCGCGCACTCAGGGACGCGAGTGGCACGACCGCTACCCGGCGGTCGACCTGCGACGGCACCCCCGGTAA
- a CDS encoding thiolase domain-containing protein, with product MTDARIVGVGMTDFGVHERPLMELFAEATFEAFDDAGVSAPEIDAFYLGNAMGGQTERDTHLAPTLATHVGMAGIPCQRYEDACATSSNAFKHAVRAVEAGQHDVVLVGGVERCTPATGLETPEMTEIFATASHRQYEQPTGLTFPGVFALLTKRHMHEYGTTEEDLAAVAVKNHRHGTHNPRAQFGTETTVEQVLEGPVVADPFRLMDCCPFSDGAAAAVVASEEAAESLAGTPVGVAGVGHATDIVPLADKVDVKATQAARDAAAAAYEDAGIGPQDVDVVELHDCFTGAEILATEALGLVEDGEGGTAATEGRTALGGEIPVNPSGGLKAKGHPIGATGVAQLVELTEQLRGEAGDRQVEDATHALAHNLGGDAATTVVSVLEVAE from the coding sequence ATGACAGATGCACGGATCGTTGGCGTCGGAATGACCGATTTCGGCGTCCACGAGCGACCACTGATGGAGCTCTTCGCGGAGGCGACGTTCGAAGCGTTCGACGACGCGGGCGTTTCTGCTCCCGAGATCGACGCGTTCTACCTCGGCAACGCGATGGGCGGACAGACCGAACGGGACACCCACCTCGCTCCGACGCTCGCGACGCACGTCGGGATGGCAGGCATCCCGTGTCAGCGCTACGAGGACGCCTGTGCGACCTCCTCGAACGCCTTCAAACACGCCGTTCGCGCGGTCGAAGCCGGCCAGCACGACGTCGTCCTCGTCGGCGGCGTCGAACGGTGTACGCCCGCGACGGGCCTCGAGACGCCCGAAATGACCGAGATCTTCGCGACCGCCTCCCACCGTCAGTACGAACAGCCGACCGGGCTCACCTTCCCCGGCGTCTTCGCGCTGCTGACGAAGCGGCACATGCACGAGTACGGGACGACCGAGGAGGACCTGGCGGCCGTCGCGGTGAAGAACCACCGCCACGGCACCCACAACCCGCGGGCGCAGTTCGGCACCGAGACGACCGTCGAACAGGTGCTCGAGGGACCGGTCGTCGCCGATCCGTTCCGACTGATGGACTGCTGTCCGTTCTCCGACGGCGCGGCGGCGGCGGTCGTCGCGAGCGAGGAAGCCGCCGAGTCGCTCGCCGGAACGCCCGTCGGCGTCGCCGGCGTCGGGCACGCGACCGATATCGTCCCCCTCGCCGACAAGGTCGACGTGAAAGCGACCCAGGCGGCGCGTGACGCGGCCGCGGCGGCGTACGAGGACGCCGGCATCGGCCCCCAGGACGTCGACGTCGTCGAACTCCACGACTGCTTTACCGGCGCGGAGATCCTCGCCACCGAAGCGCTCGGACTGGTCGAGGACGGCGAGGGCGGCACCGCCGCCACCGAGGGGAGGACAGCCCTCGGCGGCGAGATCCCCGTCAACCCGAGCGGCGGGCTGAAGGCGAAGGGCCACCCCATCGGCGCGACGGGCGTCGCCCAGCTGGTCGAACTCACCGAACAGCTGCGCGGCGAGGCGGGCGATCGGCAGGTCGAGGACGCAACCCACGCGCTCGCGCACAACCTCGGTGGCGACGCCGCGACGACGGTCGTTTCCGTACTGGAGGTGGCAGAATGA